TTATGGGTATAAAGCTACAGAAATGCGATCGCTCACTCTCAAAGATTTAAAAGCTACCCCTAAACACTGCATTATTCCTTCTCAAAGAGAGCAAGCTGATTCAATTGGGTTAGTTTATGAAACCCTGCATCGCCGTGCTGATGGCAGTACTTTTCCAGTAGAAATTAGTTCTCGTGGTACTCGACTAGGAGAAGAACGGGTAACATTAAGCATTATTCGTGATGTTACCGAGCGCAAGCGGTTTGAGCAAGCATTATTTCGCGAAAAAGAATTAGCACAAGTAACACTGCAATCAATTAAAGATGCAGTAATTACCGCAGATGCCTTTGGTCGAATTAAATCACTCAATCCGATTGCCGAAAAACTAACTGGTTGGAGCGAAAAAGAAGCCGAAGGTGTTGCTTTAAAAGAAGTATTTCGGATCATTAACGAAACTACTAATGAAGCCGTAGAAAACCCAGTAGCAAAACTTTTACGAGGTAAACAAGACGAAACCTTTGCCAACAATACCCTGTTGATTGCTCGTAATCAAGAGCAGTATGCTATTGACCACTCAGCAGCACCTATTCGTTCCCGTGAAGGTGAAGTTATGGGTGTAGTGCTAGTATTTCGTGATGTCACTTCATCTAGACAGATGGCGCGTCAGCTAACTTGGCAAGCTAGTCATGATCCTTTAACTGGGTTAGTAAATCGCCGAGAGTTTGAACATCGCTTGGAACAAGCTGTAACTACTGCTCAAAATGAAAATCAACAACACGCTTTGTGTTGTTTAGATCTTGATAAATTCAAGATTGTGAATGATACTGCTGGTCATGCAGCCGGAGATGAATTGTTGCGTGAAGTAACTAAATTACTCCAATCTCATGTGCGTAAAAGTGATGTAGTTGCTCGTCTTGGTGGTGATGAATTTGCTATATTACTCTACCAATGTGCCATAGAGCAGGCACAGTCACTTGCAGAAATAATTTTGAGACAAATTAAAGAATTGAGATTTGAATATAACAATCAAATATTTACTATTGGCGTTAGTATTGGCTTAGTTACTATCAATTCTACGACGCATAGCCGAGATAGCGCTTTAAGTTTAGCTGATGCTGCTTGCTATGCAGCTAAAAACCAAGGTCGCAATCGTATTTGCGTTAATAATGAAAATTATTCGCACTCAGTTAATTAAAACATTTATTATGAATAACCTTTTTGCCTAAGTCAAATAACTAACCACAGATGGAACACAGATCAACACAGATTAACACAGATGTATTAACTAATTTTTGTAATAAAGCTAATATTAAGAATTATTTACAATTATTTACTGCTAGTTTTTTATTAGTTTTTGCAACAAGTTGTGCTGCTAATAATAAAAAATCGTCAAGTATTAATCTAGCAACACAGACAGTTAATTTAAAAATTTCAGCCGCTATTAGTTTGAGTAATCTTTTAAAAGAAGTTAAGCAAATATATAAATCTAAACATCCAAGCGTAAATATTACTTATAACTTTGGTGCGTCTGGTGCTTTGCAGCAACAAATCTCACAAGGAGCAGATGTTGATGTGTTCTTTTCTGCTGCAACTAAGCAAATGGACGCCTTGCAAAAATCTAGTTTAGTCGTAGATGGAACACGGCAGAACCTGTTGACTAATCAATTAGTTTTAATTACTCCCAAAAATGGTTTATTTTTAACAAACTTTAAACAATTAACCGACAAGAAAATTAAACGTATAGTAATTGGAGAGCCTAAAAGCGTACCAGTTGGACAATATTCACAAGAATTATTAACTAACTTAGAAATTTGGCAGCAAATTAAACCTAAAGTTGTTTTTGGAAATAATGTTCGTCAGGTGTTAACTTTTGTAGAAACTGGTAATGCTGACGCTGGTATTGTCTATACTACCGATGCTAAAGAATCAAATCAAGTAAAAGTTAGAGCAACTGCACCTGGAAATCTTCACTCGCCAATTATTTACCCAGTTGCCGTAATTAAAGGTAGTCGTAATCAAGAGGCTGCAAAATCATTTGTACAGTTTCTCACAACTGGACAGGCAAAAACTGTATTTAAAAAATACGGTTTTGGTGTAGTTAAATAAGTAATGATTATAAATTATTGCAAAATACAATTTTTTCATCAGGGCTTACGGATAGATCCCCCTAAATCCCCCTTAGAAAGGGGGACTTTGAATGTTTCCCCCCCCCCTTTTCTAAGGAGGGCTAGGGGGGATATAGTTTTCGGGTTTGCGTAAGTTTTGCTACTTTTAAAACAGCCTAACTAAAATCTACTGATGCAACTTGAATTATCACCTTTATGGATATCTTTAAAAACTGCGGGACTGGCTACAGTCATTACTTTTTTTCTAGGTATTGCCGC
The genomic region above belongs to Oculatellaceae cyanobacterium and contains:
- the modA gene encoding molybdate ABC transporter substrate-binding protein, whose product is MEHRSTQINTDVLTNFCNKANIKNYLQLFTASFLLVFATSCAANNKKSSSINLATQTVNLKISAAISLSNLLKEVKQIYKSKHPSVNITYNFGASGALQQQISQGADVDVFFSAATKQMDALQKSSLVVDGTRQNLLTNQLVLITPKNGLFLTNFKQLTDKKIKRIVIGEPKSVPVGQYSQELLTNLEIWQQIKPKVVFGNNVRQVLTFVETGNADAGIVYTTDAKESNQVKVRATAPGNLHSPIIYPVAVIKGSRNQEAAKSFVQFLTTGQAKTVFKKYGFGVVK